From the genome of Etheostoma cragini isolate CJK2018 chromosome 23, CSU_Ecrag_1.0, whole genome shotgun sequence:
GTTGCAGTGGCAGCTCATCATTATAACCTTTTATGTAGGCAAATGATTTATAGCAGGACTGTTGCAGTAGACTGGATTAGTTTGAGCCAGATAACTGACAACTGTATATATGAATCATATTGTATTGAcagcactttttttcttctaggtTCCCAACTTAGCCAAGAAAATCGAAGCCTTTAAGAAAGACGTGGAGGCCAAAAAGAAGCCCCCAGAGTGAGCAAAGCGGGACCATGTCACAAGCAAGAACAGATGCCCTCTGAAGAAACTATTTATTCTACAGTGTTGTGGGACAATGAGTGTACATTTGATAAACAGACTGATATGGTAGAATATGTATGAGAATATCAACAGTGCCTGaaactgtatttgtttatttccttaGTTTTATAGGCATGTTCTCATCGTAGCCTATTTTTATAAGATAAATTGTGCTAagactggatttaaaaaaacattacaacgGACTAATGGGATCACTTTAAAGTCAAGTATCACGGCACTGTTGGCTGTCCTTTTCTCGGATGCACTGGGGTGTTTTAACCTACACCCGTTTATTATCTTCACATTAGGTGTGTATGATGTTCTCTAAAGTGAATAATGATAGAGCATGCAATTGCTCTCTTCTCTGTTGTATTCTATATGCTTCCAGTGGATCAATAATTGAcaaattttgacatttgtgCAAACAGTTTTGA
Proteins encoded in this window:
- the stmp1 gene encoding short transmembrane mitochondrial protein 1, which translates into the protein MLQFLAGFTLGNVVGMYLAQNYEVPNLAKKIEAFKKDVEAKKKPPE